The Triticum aestivum cultivar Chinese Spring chromosome 7B, IWGSC CS RefSeq v2.1, whole genome shotgun sequence genome window below encodes:
- the LOC123159790 gene encoding protein CHUP1, chloroplastic, producing the protein MKEEIMFDNQSKPCRSRVDSKSNQNPLKPKFGSSWGSQIVKGFTADKKTKKTAAIASKKPPLASVENVNQSNQQITYQSRVKRSLIGDFPCSPAGAQVHPHAFDCHGIRSPASHDLFLELDHLREQLRESKERESALQSELQQCRENPRVSALEKELDSRKNEIDKLARLKTSLEAEKTSLSEQLSALSSMVEQHEETVRLDGHGNRASSADGDNVSSSGNLELEVVELRRLNKELQFQKRSLAIKLSSAESKLAVLEKNAESEIVAKVQAEASLLRHTNANLSKQVEGLQMSRLTEVEELAYLRWINSCLRHELCSSDQTARAITDLDYNDGMACNDDHCDGNTRNGENSSDDKRLSIAERIKQWSQNDTNCQTSKKESLLDRAWIEAAETRSPTRRHSLGGSKGCAQDLNIVKRRQSDTFICLPEATEEAVSCNKDQAGREKRELLVDKYDFGQSDSSRFALGKPEICKSQCLDVEKRTLRIPNPPPRPSVSLPHSGPSNGSTVNPPRPPPPPPPPKFSTRSTGVMKRAPQVAELYHSLMRRDSKKDTSGGGITETANSANVRSSMIGEIENRSSHLQAIKADVETQGEFVKSLIKEVTNAAYKDIEDVVAFVKWLDDELGFLVDERAVLKHFDWPERKADTLREAAFGYQDLKKLESEVSNYKDDPRLPCDIALKKMITVSEKTERGVYNVLRMRDAMMRQCKEFNIPVDWMLDNNLISKIKFASVKLANMYMKRVAMELQYMGPLNKDLALEYMLLQAVRFAFRIHQFAGGFDTETMDAFEELRNLVHVRNNTQ; encoded by the exons ATGAAAGAGGAGATCATGTTCGACAACCAATCAAAGCCATGCAGATCGAGGGTTGACTCCAAGAGTAACCAAAATCCTCTCAAGCCCAAGTTTGGGTCATCATGGGGATCCCAAATTGTCAAGGGGTTCACAGCCGACAAGAAAACCAAGAAGACAGCAGCTATTGCAAGCAAGAAGCCGCCTCTTGCAAGCGTGGAGAATGTTAACCAGAGCAACCAACAGATTACATACCAATCTAGGGTTAAGAGATCTCTGATAGGAGATTTTCCTTGCTCCCCTGCTGGTGCTCAAGTTCATCCCCATGCCTTTGATTGCCACGGTATTAGGTCCCCGGCATCTCATGATCTTTTTCTTGAGTTGGACCATCTCAGGGAACAACTGCGTGAGTCCAAGGAAAGAGAATCAGCTTTGCAATCAGAGTTGCAGCAATGCAGAGAAAATCCAAGGGTTTCGGCACTCGAGAAGGAGCTTGATTCTAGGAAGAATGAGATTGACAAGCTTGCACGGCTTAAAACTTCATTGGAAGCCGAGAAAACAAGCCTTTCTGAACAGCTATCAGCTCTATCTTCTATGGTGGAGCAGCATGAAGAAACTGTAAGGTTGGATGGGCATGGCAATCGCGCTTCTAGTGCGGATGGGGACAATGTATCTTCTTCAGGAAACTTGGAGCTTGAAGTTGTTGAGCTGCGTCGTTTAAACAAAGAGCTTCAGTTTCAGAAACGAAGTCTTGCAATCAAGCTCTCTTCAGCAGAATCCAAATTGGCTGTCCTTGAAAAGAATGCAGAG AGCGAGATAGTCGCCAAGGTTCAAGCAGAGGCCTCATTGTTACGGCACACCAATGCAaacttgagcaagcaagttgaggGCCTGCAAATGAGTCGGCTGACTGAGGTTGAGGAGCTTGCTTATCTTCGGTGGATCAATTCATGTTTACGTCATGAGCTCTGTAGCTCAGATCAAACAGCCAGAGCAATCACTGATCTCGATTATAATGATGGCATGGCTTGTAATGATGATCATTGTGATGGCAACACCAGAAATGGTGAGAACAGTTCTGATGATAAAAGGCTCAGCATTGCCGAACGTATCAAGCAATGGTCTCAGAACGATACAAACTGTCAAACATCTAAAAAGGAATCTCTTCTTGATAGAGCATGGATTGAAGCCGCAGAAACGCGAAGCCCCACACGTAGGCACTCACTTGGTGGATCAAAGGGATGTGCACAGGACTTGAACATTGTGAAGAGGAGGCAATCTGATACCTTCATCTGCCTTCCAGAGGCAACAGAGGAAGCAGTATCCTGTAATAAGGATCAGGCAGGCAGGGAAAAGCGTGAGCTCCTTGTGGACAAGTATGATTTTGGTCAATCTGATAGTTCAAGATTTGCTCTTGGCAAGCCAGAAATATGCAAGTCTCAATGCTTGGATGTCGAAAAGCGCACCCTGCGCATTCCAAACCCTCCACCAAGACCTTCAGTGTCTCTGCCACATTCTGGTCCATCTAATGGATCGACTGTAAATCCACCCCGCCCACCTcccccgcctcccccgcccaagTTTTCCACAAGAAGTACTGGAGTCATGAAGAGGGCACCACAAGTTGCAGAGCTTTACCATTCACTTATGAGAAGGGATTCAAAGAAAGATACTTCTGGGGGTGGAATCACTGAAACTGCTAACTCGGCAAATGTGCGGAGTAGTATGATTGGTGAAATCGAGAACCGTTCTTCGCATTTGCAGGCT ATCAAGGCGGATGTTGAGACTCAAGGTGAATTTGTGAAATCATTGATCAAGGAGGTGACTAATGCAGCTTACAAAGATATAGAAGACGTCGTTGCATTTGTGAAGTGGCTTGATGATGAACTCGGTTTCCTG GTAGATGAGAGAGCAGTGCTGAAGCATTTTGATTGGCCTGAGAGGAAGGCGGACACTTTGCGAGAGGCGGCTTTTGGCTACCAAGACCTCAAAAAATTGGAATCGGAAGTTTCTAACTATAAAGACGACCCACGCCTTCCCTGTGACATTGCACTTAAGAAAATGATAACAGTGTCTGAAAA GACTGAGCGAGGTGTGTACAACGTTCTGAGGATGAGGGATGCAATGATGAGGCAGTGCAAGGAGTTCAACATTCCAGTTGACTGGATGCTTGACAACAATCTCATTAGCAAG ATCAAATTTGCTTCTGTGAAATTAGCAAATATGTACATGAAAAGAGTTGCTATGGAGCTTCAGTACATGGGACCTCTGAACAAGGATCTAGCTCTGGAGTACATGCTCCTTCAGGCTGTGAGATTTGCCTTCAGAATTCATCAG TTTGCCGGAGGATTCGACACAGAGACCATGGATGCATTTGAGGAGCTGAGAAATCTTGTTCATGTCAGAAACAATACCCAGTAG